A genome region from Jeotgalibacillus aurantiacus includes the following:
- a CDS encoding SpoIIIAH-like family protein: MLKKQTVWLLTMVSLVVVLSVYYVFSPSEELSPITLDESAEMVLGEDSDEWLLEDEVDVTSEAAGDELFDVLRMEVQDERSALREQLTSKVASTEFSAAEKNEAYAAMEELTKLETKEQMIESMIKALGYEDALVRSEDNRVLITVKSAENEHSKEAANELVQLGRRELGEQAFVSVMFEPSEQAESAE, translated from the coding sequence ATGCTTAAAAAGCAAACCGTGTGGCTGTTAACGATGGTAAGTTTAGTTGTCGTTTTATCCGTATATTATGTATTCTCGCCTTCTGAAGAATTGTCACCGATTACACTTGATGAGTCAGCTGAAATGGTGTTAGGGGAAGATTCGGATGAATGGCTGCTTGAAGATGAAGTGGATGTAACATCCGAAGCAGCTGGAGATGAATTATTTGACGTATTACGTATGGAGGTTCAGGACGAAAGAAGTGCACTGCGTGAACAGCTGACTTCCAAAGTCGCTTCAACTGAATTTTCAGCAGCTGAAAAAAATGAGGCCTATGCTGCGATGGAAGAATTAACGAAACTAGAAACAAAAGAGCAGATGATCGAATCCATGATTAAAGCACTCGGTTATGAAGATGCGCTTGTGCGTTCAGAGGACAACAGAGTGCTGATCACCGTTAAATCGGCTGAAAATGAACACTCGAAAGAAGCCGCCAATGAGCTCGTTCAGCTCGGACGAAGAGAGCTTGGTGAGCAGGCATTTGTATCCGTGATGTTCGAACCGTCTGAACAGGCAGAATCAGCTGAGTAA
- the accB gene encoding acetyl-CoA carboxylase biotin carboxyl carrier protein encodes MLKVQEIRELIKLIDKSSIDEFTYEQDGAKIKMRKQSNAVVHQVEQVVTSAPEQTAPVQQAPVQETAPAAVQEEKAAAPAVETPSLEGTVEIKSPMVGTFYEASSPDADPFVKVGSKVSKDTPVCIVEAMKLFNEIEAEVDGEIVEVLVKNGQLVEYGQPLFLVKE; translated from the coding sequence ATGTTAAAAGTACAGGAAATCAGAGAGTTAATTAAACTGATTGACAAGTCTTCAATTGATGAATTTACATACGAGCAAGATGGTGCAAAAATTAAAATGCGCAAGCAGTCCAATGCTGTCGTACACCAGGTTGAGCAGGTTGTCACAAGCGCACCTGAGCAGACAGCTCCCGTTCAGCAGGCACCCGTTCAGGAAACGGCACCGGCTGCAGTGCAGGAAGAAAAAGCAGCTGCTCCTGCAGTAGAAACGCCATCTCTTGAAGGAACAGTTGAAATTAAATCACCGATGGTCGGCACTTTCTATGAGGCTTCTTCGCCTGATGCAGATCCTTTTGTGAAGGTTGGATCAAAGGTGAGCAAGGATACGCCTGTTTGTATCGTTGAAGCGATGAAGCTGTTTAACGAAATTGAAGCGGAAGTGGATGGAGAAATCGTTGAGGTACTGGTCAAAAACGGCCAGCTGGTAGAATACGGACAGCCTCTTTTTCTTGTTAAAGAATAG
- a CDS encoding stage III sporulation protein AE, with translation MSVPIQQEQMKQDQLMAPEHDTWLKYWDELSVDYGEYMPELSKQTFFEAVTNPSETFTEWFSGFSMFFFHQIAENMQIIFWLLLFLVIGSILQILHQSFSHQAAAEVSPLVLTGLLLMTVIKSIQKCLEYFYDALHMMGDFLYALLPLYMASITFSGGPASSAVSYPIMLAMIHFSMLLLKTVIIPLFILAIFFDLANTFSSSFNTGKFAAFCRQLGLWILGLSAVISTTILSVQTVTASVADGVAAKSLKTMVGTFIPFVGKVVSDTADLLLASSVLAKNAIGLAGACLLLMIVLFPAIKILVIALMYRLSAVVMEPVGHPSLIQAVDAVSKGLFHIGAALLFICCNFFLAIIILLFVSNIPLMIR, from the coding sequence ATGAGTGTACCCATACAGCAGGAGCAGATGAAGCAGGATCAGCTTATGGCCCCGGAACATGACACGTGGCTCAAATATTGGGACGAACTGTCCGTGGATTATGGTGAGTACATGCCGGAGCTCTCAAAACAAACATTTTTTGAAGCAGTTACCAATCCGTCAGAAACGTTCACAGAATGGTTTTCAGGTTTTTCGATGTTTTTTTTTCATCAGATCGCTGAAAATATGCAGATCATTTTTTGGCTGCTGTTATTCCTGGTGATCGGATCGATTCTTCAGATTTTGCACCAGTCTTTTTCTCATCAGGCTGCAGCGGAAGTCAGTCCGCTGGTTTTAACCGGTCTGCTCCTGATGACAGTCATTAAAAGTATACAGAAGTGTCTGGAATATTTTTATGATGCGCTTCATATGATGGGTGATTTTCTTTATGCCTTACTGCCTTTGTATATGGCGTCGATTACCTTTTCAGGCGGACCTGCTTCATCTGCCGTCTCCTATCCGATCATGCTCGCCATGATTCATTTTTCCATGCTGCTTCTCAAAACGGTCATTATCCCGCTTTTTATTCTGGCGATCTTTTTTGATCTCGCCAATACGTTCTCCAGCTCATTTAATACAGGAAAATTCGCTGCCTTTTGCAGACAGCTCGGGTTGTGGATCCTCGGCTTATCAGCTGTCATTTCGACCACGATATTATCAGTTCAGACCGTAACGGCTTCTGTAGCGGACGGTGTAGCGGCTAAGTCCTTGAAAACGATGGTTGGAACATTTATACCTTTCGTTGGGAAAGTCGTATCGGATACGGCAGATCTTCTGCTCGCTTCCTCTGTCCTGGCTAAAAATGCGATCGGTCTTGCCGGTGCCTGTTTATTGCTGATGATTGTGCTGTTTCCAGCCATAAAGATTCTGGTGATTGCGCTGATGTACAGGCTGTCAGCTGTTGTGATGGAGCCGGTTGGTCACCCTTCTTTAATTCAGGCGGTTGATGCGGTCAGCAAAGGTCTTTTTCATATAGGTGCTGCTCTATTATTTATTTGCTGCAATTTCTTTCTGGCGATCATCATCCTTTTATTCGTCAGTAATATTCCGCTAATGATCAGGTGA
- a CDS encoding stage III sporulation protein AB produces MMMFAIGAGCIVVSFTLEGMRRASILRKRRLVLLDIVRACHWMLGEVSGRQTSMMEIIRYQQQSDSLLVPFFRALKANMGQEDKPLPEIWKDTVVQTGEFSCLDAEDVSWVMRIGEAFQGMNAEMVERDLNFTVSGLQARYEQALEREGKFVKIYRVAGVTCGLLAILLLS; encoded by the coding sequence ATGATGATGTTTGCCATAGGTGCAGGCTGTATTGTGGTCAGTTTTACACTTGAAGGTATGCGAAGGGCTTCCATTTTAAGAAAGAGGAGGCTCGTTTTACTTGATATTGTGAGAGCGTGCCACTGGATGCTTGGAGAAGTCTCCGGCAGACAAACGTCCATGATGGAAATCATCCGCTACCAGCAACAGTCAGATTCTCTGCTCGTTCCTTTTTTTAGAGCGCTGAAAGCAAACATGGGACAGGAGGATAAGCCGCTTCCTGAAATATGGAAGGATACGGTTGTGCAAACCGGTGAATTTTCCTGCCTGGATGCTGAGGATGTAAGCTGGGTGATGAGGATTGGTGAGGCGTTTCAGGGGATGAATGCCGAGATGGTGGAGCGTGATCTTAACTTTACGGTATCAGGTTTACAGGCAAGATATGAACAGGCGCTTGAGCGTGAGGGGAAGTTTGTAAAAATATACAGAGTTGCCGGGGTGACGTGCGGTCTGCTCGCAATATTGCTTTTAAGCTGA
- a CDS encoding SpoIIIAC/SpoIIIAD family protein, producing MEELIRTAGICFLIGFLALVIKERSPQVAILLTLCGSVLLLTELLHALKMAVTMLHQFAGYVPGLGEYSSILLKVLLIAFLSEICIHLLKSMDQPLLAIIIEWTGKMIILMIAFPVFIELMENMLMLLPDQFAKEPF from the coding sequence ATGGAGGAGTTAATCCGGACTGCAGGGATTTGTTTTTTAATCGGATTTTTAGCGCTTGTCATTAAAGAACGATCGCCGCAGGTTGCCATATTGCTGACGCTTTGCGGGAGTGTTTTACTGCTGACAGAGCTCCTGCACGCTTTGAAAATGGCTGTCACGATGCTTCATCAGTTTGCGGGGTATGTTCCGGGTCTCGGAGAATATTCATCCATTTTGCTAAAAGTACTGCTCATCGCATTTTTATCAGAAATCTGCATCCATCTATTAAAATCGATGGATCAGCCTCTACTCGCCATCATTATTGAATGGACGGGCAAAATGATCATTCTGATGATTGCGTTCCCGGTTTTTATTGAATTAATGGAAAATATGCTAATGCTGTTGCCGGATCAGTTCGCCAAGGAGCCGTTCTGA
- the folD gene encoding bifunctional methylenetetrahydrofolate dehydrogenase/methenyltetrahydrofolate cyclohydrolase FolD — protein sequence MTAEIIDGRKIGLDIREELKSRIEKLRESGQPPGLAVVLVGHNQASKTYVSMKQKACTELGIYSELIELPEETTEAALLEVVNALNENDRIHGILVQLPLPDQISEAAVIEAIKPEKDVDGFHPVNIGRMQTGGEAFYPCTPYGIIKMLEHKGINIAGKHAVIVGRSNIVGKPMGQLLLNKHATVTICHSRTENLAYHTKQADIVIAAVGIRHLITADHIKDGAIVIDVGMNRDDAGKLCGDVDFEGCKDKASAITPVPGGVGPMTITMLLANTTESAERARMK from the coding sequence ATGACAGCTGAAATAATCGATGGCAGAAAAATCGGACTGGATATAAGAGAAGAATTAAAAAGCCGTATTGAAAAGTTAAGGGAGAGCGGTCAGCCACCGGGTCTGGCAGTTGTACTCGTTGGACATAATCAGGCGTCGAAAACGTACGTATCAATGAAACAAAAGGCGTGCACTGAGCTCGGGATTTACTCTGAGCTGATCGAACTTCCTGAAGAGACGACAGAAGCCGCATTGCTCGAGGTTGTGAACGCCCTTAATGAAAATGACCGGATTCACGGTATTCTCGTACAGCTTCCTTTACCTGATCAAATCAGCGAAGCCGCAGTTATTGAAGCGATTAAACCGGAAAAAGATGTAGATGGTTTTCACCCGGTCAATATTGGCCGTATGCAAACCGGAGGAGAAGCATTTTACCCCTGCACTCCGTACGGTATAATCAAAATGCTTGAACATAAAGGTATAAACATTGCCGGAAAGCATGCTGTCATCGTGGGTCGGAGTAACATTGTCGGCAAACCGATGGGACAGCTGCTATTAAATAAACATGCGACGGTTACAATCTGCCACTCACGCACGGAAAATCTGGCCTATCATACGAAGCAGGCTGACATTGTGATTGCTGCAGTAGGTATTCGCCATCTGATCACGGCTGACCATATAAAAGACGGAGCGATCGTGATTGATGTCGGCATGAACAGAGATGATGCCGGAAAGCTTTGTGGTGATGTTGATTTTGAAGGCTGCAAGGACAAAGCGTCTGCGATCACACCTGTTCCCGGCGGTGTCGGACCCATGACGATTACAATGTTACTCGCGAACACAACAGAGTCAGCAGAACGCGCCCGCATGAAATAA
- the spoIIIAC gene encoding stage III sporulation protein AC, with product MIIDADILFKIAGVGLVVAFLYTVLDQAGKKEYAQWLAFFGFIYVLFIVLQALDTFFSAVRSVLMFYE from the coding sequence GTGATCATAGATGCAGACATATTATTTAAAATTGCAGGAGTGGGACTTGTCGTGGCCTTTTTATACACTGTTCTGGATCAGGCGGGAAAGAAAGAATATGCGCAGTGGCTTGCGTTTTTCGGCTTTATATACGTGCTGTTTATTGTGCTGCAGGCACTTGATACTTTTTTCAGTGCTGTCCGTTCCGTCCTTATGTTTTATGAATAG
- the xseA gene encoding exodeoxyribonuclease VII large subunit translates to MSTPRYLTVSALTKYIKRKFDADPHLSNVYIKGELSNFKKHSSGHLYFTLKDGKSRIAAVMFSSAASSLKFQAENGMEVLIQADVSVFESSGQYQLYVKKMEPDGIGALYLAYEQLKEKLSEEGLFHAERKRGLPLYPVKVGVITSPTGAVIRDILTTIKRRYPVVSVRLYPCSVQGEKAVPSILEALEKAKHDEELDVVIIGRGGGSIEELWAFNDEQIARAIAAFPVPVISAVGHETDVTIADFVADMRAPTPTAAAELAVPHIEEVREKIMAASIRAHRAVNQKIQFDKQRLFKQTGSVVFKKPQKLIEQQVQQLDRLRENLSRESHLIKEKAGIRRDRLHERLIRLSPDRQIEHKRSLVSALHTRLENRTQKLVTVKAHQFQQSVSTLEALSPLKIMNRGYSLVYDEQGNLIKNSQQLKEGDAVKVSLQSSDLLCTIDEIKERE, encoded by the coding sequence ATGTCTACTCCGAGGTACCTGACTGTCAGTGCATTAACAAAATACATAAAAAGAAAATTTGATGCTGACCCTCACCTGTCTAACGTTTATATTAAAGGGGAATTGTCAAATTTCAAGAAACATTCGAGCGGACATTTGTATTTCACATTAAAAGATGGAAAATCAAGAATTGCCGCCGTGATGTTTTCCTCTGCTGCTTCCTCATTGAAATTCCAGGCTGAAAACGGGATGGAGGTACTGATTCAGGCGGATGTTTCTGTATTTGAATCAAGCGGGCAATATCAGCTCTATGTGAAAAAAATGGAGCCTGATGGCATCGGCGCCCTGTATCTTGCCTATGAACAGCTAAAGGAAAAGCTGTCAGAGGAAGGGTTATTCCATGCTGAAAGAAAACGCGGACTCCCGCTTTATCCTGTTAAAGTAGGTGTCATTACGTCTCCGACCGGAGCGGTGATCAGAGATATTCTGACCACGATAAAAAGACGATATCCAGTTGTATCCGTCAGGCTCTATCCCTGCTCAGTCCAGGGCGAAAAAGCCGTACCTTCGATTCTTGAGGCATTAGAAAAAGCAAAGCATGATGAAGAACTTGATGTTGTCATTATTGGCCGTGGTGGCGGGTCAATAGAAGAGCTTTGGGCGTTTAATGATGAGCAGATTGCCAGAGCCATTGCCGCATTTCCTGTCCCGGTCATTTCGGCTGTCGGGCATGAAACGGATGTAACAATCGCGGATTTTGTTGCTGACATGCGCGCCCCGACACCAACTGCAGCTGCAGAACTTGCAGTGCCTCATATTGAAGAGGTGCGTGAGAAAATCATGGCTGCCTCCATCCGGGCTCACCGTGCAGTCAATCAAAAAATTCAATTTGATAAACAACGACTGTTTAAGCAGACAGGTTCTGTTGTATTTAAGAAACCTCAGAAATTAATTGAGCAGCAGGTTCAGCAGTTAGACAGGCTGCGTGAAAATCTCTCAAGAGAATCTCATTTAATTAAAGAAAAAGCCGGCATCCGCCGTGACAGACTTCATGAAAGGCTGATCAGGCTCAGTCCTGACAGGCAAATAGAGCACAAAAGGTCACTCGTATCAGCCCTTCATACCCGGCTTGAAAACCGCACACAGAAACTCGTGACAGTAAAAGCGCACCAATTTCAGCAGTCAGTATCCACGTTAGAAGCATTAAGCCCATTAAAAATAATGAACAGAGGATACAGTCTGGTATATGATGAACAGGGGAACCTGATTAAAAACAGTCAACAGCTCAAAGAAGGAGATGCAGTCAAAGTGTCACTGCAGTCATCAGATCTCCTTTGTACAATCGATGAAATCAAGGAGCGTGAATAA
- a CDS encoding Asp23/Gls24 family envelope stress response protein — MSENQNNLLQMSSLEQNQLGKIEIAPEVIEVIAGIAASEVDGIAQMRGNFASGVAERLGKKNHGKGVKVELGEEGIILDVYCTVKFGISIPTVAQKLQDNIRQTLQNMTALVAEEVNIHIVGIQFESAKLEEEE, encoded by the coding sequence ATGTCTGAGAATCAGAATAATCTGCTCCAAATGAGCAGCCTGGAACAAAATCAGTTGGGTAAAATTGAAATTGCTCCGGAAGTGATTGAAGTAATTGCCGGTATCGCTGCTTCTGAGGTAGACGGAATTGCTCAAATGCGCGGCAACTTTGCATCCGGTGTTGCTGAGAGACTCGGTAAGAAAAATCACGGTAAAGGCGTGAAGGTCGAGCTTGGAGAAGAGGGCATTATCCTTGATGTGTACTGTACGGTGAAGTTCGGGATCTCGATTCCGACTGTTGCCCAGAAGCTGCAGGATAATATCCGCCAGACACTGCAGAATATGACGGCACTCGTTGCCGAGGAAGTTAATATTCACATTGTTGGGATCCAGTTCGAATCAGCAAAGCTGGAAGAAGAAGAATAA
- a CDS encoding polyprenyl synthetase family protein, whose translation MNRLSEFMTKNKLKVEQVLLNAITSLDCPEKLQEAMIYSVKAGGKRIRPLLVMATAQSFDRNPERALEAGAALEMIHTYSLIHDDLPSMDDDDLRRGQPTNHKVFGEAFAILAGDALLTLSFGIIADSVNFTPEEKVKLIGLLAKASGAEGMVGGQAADIEGEEADLTIKELESIHVRKTGRLLEYAVKAGGIISGLDDRELNLLGDYAKHIGLAFQIRDDILDVEGDQNEIGKPVGSDEANKKSTYPALLGMEEAKRKLQYHIEKAHESLQKIHPEPDLLADIADLIASRTS comes from the coding sequence ATGAACCGATTGTCAGAATTCATGACTAAAAATAAATTAAAAGTTGAGCAGGTCCTATTAAATGCAATTACATCATTGGATTGTCCTGAAAAACTTCAAGAAGCCATGATTTACTCAGTAAAAGCAGGGGGTAAAAGAATTCGCCCGCTGCTCGTGATGGCAACAGCACAGTCATTTGACCGTAATCCGGAACGTGCGCTCGAAGCAGGCGCAGCCCTTGAAATGATACATACGTATTCATTAATTCATGACGACCTGCCGAGTATGGATGATGATGATCTGAGGCGCGGCCAGCCGACCAATCATAAAGTATTTGGTGAAGCGTTTGCGATTTTAGCCGGAGATGCACTGCTTACACTAAGCTTTGGTATCATTGCCGATTCCGTAAACTTTACGCCTGAAGAAAAGGTGAAGCTGATCGGATTACTTGCGAAAGCTTCAGGAGCAGAGGGAATGGTTGGTGGACAGGCTGCTGATATCGAAGGTGAGGAAGCTGATCTGACCATTAAAGAGCTTGAGTCCATTCATGTCCGCAAAACTGGCAGGCTATTGGAATACGCGGTAAAAGCAGGAGGCATCATCAGTGGTCTGGATGACAGAGAACTGAATCTTCTTGGTGATTACGCGAAACATATCGGACTCGCTTTCCAGATACGGGATGATATTCTGGATGTGGAAGGCGATCAAAATGAGATTGGCAAACCTGTCGGCAGCGATGAGGCGAACAAAAAAAGCACGTACCCGGCTCTGCTCGGTATGGAGGAAGCAAAACGAAAGCTGCAATACCATATTGAAAAAGCTCATGAATCCCTGCAGAAGATCCATCCAGAACCAGACTTACTTGCAGATATAGCAGACCTGATCGCTTCCCGTACGAGCTGA
- a CDS encoding stage III sporulation protein AF, producing MTFYSWASQLLVLIVLLILASAAAPSDSWKPFIRLIAGLFFLLWLITPVKSLMDESEHHLIMHNFFNTAWLKSERERGEQIIDGMNDKRDTYLLEQAEEALRGQAQEALETDCECRVEAVRLNDGSNVHIYIKGGFESGRNLKERLAALWEMENDQIIYHINEQPGRE from the coding sequence GTGACCTTTTATTCTTGGGCTTCTCAGCTGCTTGTATTGATAGTATTACTCATATTGGCAAGTGCTGCTGCGCCATCAGACTCGTGGAAACCGTTTATCAGACTCATTGCAGGACTGTTTTTCCTGCTATGGCTCATCACCCCGGTCAAATCACTGATGGATGAATCAGAGCATCACCTGATCATGCACAATTTTTTTAATACAGCGTGGTTAAAATCAGAACGCGAACGGGGAGAACAAATAATTGATGGAATGAATGACAAGCGGGATACATATTTATTAGAGCAGGCGGAAGAAGCACTGAGAGGACAGGCGCAGGAAGCACTGGAAACAGACTGTGAATGCCGGGTTGAGGCCGTCAGATTAAATGACGGTTCGAACGTTCACATCTATATTAAAGGGGGATTTGAAAGCGGCAGAAATCTGAAAGAGCGGCTGGCAGCGCTGTGGGAAATGGAGAATGACCAGATCATTTATCATATCAACGAACAACCGGGGAGGGAATGA
- a CDS encoding exodeoxyribonuclease VII small subunit, with protein MAEQKQSFEEAMQELEKIVSRLEEGDVPLEEAISYYQKGVELSKICHEKLQHAEKQLATIMTDEGEKPLDPEDVE; from the coding sequence ATGGCAGAGCAAAAACAATCATTTGAAGAGGCAATGCAGGAGCTTGAGAAAATTGTCTCACGTCTTGAAGAGGGAGATGTGCCACTTGAAGAAGCCATTTCCTATTACCAGAAAGGTGTAGAACTATCGAAAATCTGTCACGAAAAACTTCAGCATGCGGAAAAACAGCTGGCGACGATCATGACAGATGAAGGTGAAAAACCACTTGACCCGGAGGATGTGGAATAA
- the nusB gene encoding transcription antitermination factor NusB has translation MKRRTAREKALQALFQMDMNEMEPEEAIENILEDEKNDDYLTALVTGVHENKPEIDQTIQGHLERWKIDRLARVDRNILRVALYELLYKKEEVPYNVVLNEAVEISKRFGDEKSSKFVNGVLSKVVTTLHSRD, from the coding sequence ATGAAAAGACGAACGGCCAGAGAAAAAGCGCTGCAGGCTTTATTCCAGATGGATATGAACGAGATGGAGCCGGAAGAAGCGATTGAAAATATTCTGGAAGATGAAAAAAATGATGATTATCTGACAGCCCTTGTAACAGGGGTACATGAAAATAAACCAGAAATCGATCAGACCATACAAGGACATCTCGAGCGCTGGAAGATTGACCGTCTTGCCCGGGTGGACCGGAATATTTTACGGGTAGCGTTATACGAGCTTTTATATAAAAAAGAAGAAGTCCCATATAACGTAGTCCTGAATGAAGCGGTTGAGATCTCTAAGCGTTTCGGTGATGAAAAATCAAGCAAATTCGTGAATGGGGTTTTATCAAAGGTTGTAACGACTTTACATTCACGTGATTGA
- the accC gene encoding acetyl-CoA carboxylase biotin carboxylase subunit, which produces MIKKVLIANRGEIAVRIIRACKEMDIETVAVYSEADREALHVQLADESVCIGPKLSRDSYLNFTNVISAAKLTGADAIHPGYGFLAENVDFAELCRDCNIIFIGPSPEAISKMGTKDVARETMREAGVPVVPGSKGIVASIDDALTLAEEIGYPVIIKATAGGGGKGIRVAKTPADLEKGMKVTQQEAETAFGNPGVYIEKYIEDFRHVEIQVLADSHGNTIHLGERDCSIQRRLQKLLEETPSPALDQKVRERMGDAAVKAAEAVKYTGAGTVEFIYDHNEQSFYFMEMNTRIQVEHPVTEMVTGVDLIKEQIRVASGEKLPITQEEVEFTGWSIECRINAENPEKNFMPSAGKITMYLPPGGPGVRVDSAAYPGYEIPPYYDSMIAKVITYGTTRDEAVAKMKRALSEFVIEGIHTTIPFHLKLLNHDVFTGGDFNTKFLETYDIMSKKAE; this is translated from the coding sequence ATGATTAAAAAGGTATTGATTGCGAACCGTGGAGAAATTGCGGTACGTATTATCAGAGCATGTAAAGAGATGGATATAGAAACCGTAGCTGTGTATTCTGAAGCGGACAGAGAAGCCCTGCACGTGCAGCTTGCTGATGAGTCGGTCTGTATCGGGCCGAAGCTTTCAAGAGACAGCTACTTAAACTTTACGAATGTGATTTCAGCAGCCAAACTGACTGGAGCGGATGCGATTCATCCAGGTTATGGTTTCCTCGCTGAAAACGTGGACTTTGCTGAACTGTGCAGAGACTGCAATATCATTTTTATTGGACCAAGTCCTGAGGCTATTTCAAAAATGGGAACGAAGGATGTGGCACGTGAGACGATGCGTGAAGCAGGCGTTCCTGTCGTGCCGGGTTCAAAAGGCATTGTAGCCTCTATTGATGATGCCCTTACCCTTGCTGAGGAGATCGGTTACCCGGTCATTATTAAAGCGACAGCAGGCGGCGGAGGTAAAGGAATCCGTGTGGCGAAAACACCTGCAGACCTTGAAAAAGGCATGAAGGTAACGCAGCAGGAAGCAGAAACAGCATTCGGTAATCCGGGTGTTTATATTGAAAAATATATTGAGGATTTTAGACACGTTGAGATCCAGGTGCTTGCCGACAGCCATGGCAATACCATTCACCTCGGTGAGCGGGACTGCTCGATCCAGCGCCGTCTGCAAAAGCTGCTTGAAGAAACACCTTCTCCTGCGCTCGATCAAAAGGTCCGTGAGAGAATGGGTGATGCTGCCGTAAAAGCAGCTGAAGCTGTGAAATATACGGGTGCCGGAACGGTCGAATTTATTTATGATCATAACGAACAGTCATTTTATTTCATGGAAATGAATACACGTATACAAGTTGAACATCCCGTTACAGAAATGGTAACAGGTGTTGATCTGATTAAAGAACAGATTCGTGTAGCCTCAGGTGAAAAGCTGCCAATCACACAGGAAGAAGTTGAATTCACAGGCTGGTCGATTGAGTGCCGCATCAATGCAGAAAATCCTGAAAAGAATTTCATGCCTTCAGCCGGAAAAATCACGATGTACCTGCCCCCGGGTGGTCCTGGTGTGCGTGTTGACTCTGCAGCTTATCCCGGCTATGAAATTCCGCCTTACTATGATTCCATGATTGCCAAGGTTATCACATACGGCACAACACGTGATGAAGCTGTTGCGAAAATGAAGCGCGCGCTTTCCGAGTTTGTCATTGAAGGCATTCATACAACGATTCCTTTCCACCTGAAGCTTCTGAATCATGATGTATTTACAGGCGGAGATTTTAACACCAAGTTTTTGGAGACGTATGATATTATGTCTAAGAAGGCTGAATAA
- a CDS encoding stage III sporulation protein AA, with protein MHMIYSLFTRNLQEYILPAAGESLTGWHEIRIRMNRHIELIGLNQRKEIHYEVTEDDCFYLMDRLTSYSLYSHTKDITSGFITLKGGHRVGLSGEVASKTDQVQAFRYVTSFAIRIAHEKIGCAEQVLKLLCTREPDRLPHLLIYGMPGSGKTTFLRDSARILSGGSETITDIPLRTVCVVDERSEIAASWQGVPQLTFGLSLDVLDKCPKTLGIQWMVRSMSPDVMIVDEIGSLEDLGSIKEAVASGVILFMTAHASSYDDLLKKNGFRELLEKTVHFTLRCTCDHYLLEFQGEAIEEVEK; from the coding sequence ATGCATATGATCTACTCGCTTTTCACCAGAAATCTGCAGGAATACATATTGCCCGCTGCGGGTGAATCGCTTACCGGCTGGCATGAAATCAGGATCCGTATGAACCGTCATATTGAACTGATCGGGCTGAATCAGAGAAAGGAAATTCATTATGAAGTGACAGAGGATGACTGCTTTTATTTAATGGACAGGCTGACGAGCTATTCCCTATACTCCCATACAAAAGACATCACATCCGGATTTATTACGCTGAAAGGAGGGCATCGGGTCGGCCTTTCAGGTGAAGTGGCGTCAAAAACAGATCAGGTTCAGGCATTCCGTTATGTCACATCCTTTGCGATCCGGATTGCCCATGAAAAAATCGGATGTGCAGAACAGGTTCTAAAGCTTCTCTGTACAAGAGAACCTGATAGGTTGCCGCATCTACTTATTTACGGGATGCCGGGAAGTGGGAAGACGACCTTTTTGAGGGATTCAGCCCGGATTCTTTCAGGGGGATCTGAGACAATAACTGACATTCCTCTGAGGACGGTATGTGTTGTAGATGAACGGTCAGAAATTGCCGCCTCCTGGCAGGGGGTTCCGCAGCTGACGTTTGGGCTGAGTCTGGATGTGCTCGATAAGTGTCCGAAAACACTTGGCATTCAATGGATGGTCAGGAGCATGAGTCCTGACGTCATGATCGTGGATGAGATCGGAAGTCTTGAGGATCTCGGTTCGATCAAGGAAGCAGTCGCTTCAGGTGTCATTCTTTTTATGACGGCACACGCCAGCAGCTATGATGATCTATTGAAAAAAAACGGATTCCGGGAACTATTAGAAAAGACTGTCCATTTCACACTGCGCTGTACGTGTGATCATTATCTCCTTGAGTTTCAGGGTGAAGCGATTGAAGAGGTTGAAAAATGA